Proteins from one Peromyscus eremicus chromosome 8a, PerEre_H2_v1, whole genome shotgun sequence genomic window:
- the LOC131916543 gene encoding LOW QUALITY PROTEIN: eosinophil cationic protein-like (The sequence of the model RefSeq protein was modified relative to this genomic sequence to represent the inferred CDS: substituted 2 bases at 2 genomic stop codons) encodes MGVKLLESRLCLLLLLGPVQMVASFQIPPNLTPYQWFEIQHVNNRTNLRCSAAMCVVNGCTGQWKDKNTFLHTCFADVVCVYGSINTTFSSSTCTNCHNSSTLESLTYCNLTTWTTNHMQCXYQTTXAMMFYRAACNSRTLWDNHTYPMVPVHLDTHTTVGCNCFSFVLLAEGCLQCMIMKPNPQLP; translated from the coding sequence ATGGGTGTGAAGCTGCTTGAGTCCCGACTttgtctcctgctgctgctgggacCTGTCCAAATGGTTGCCTCATTCCAGATCCCACCAAATTTAACCCCTTACCAGTGGTTTGAAATCCAGCATGTAAATAATAGAACCAACCTCCGATGTAGTGCTGCAATGTGCGTGGTTAATGGTTGTACAGGACAATGGAAGGACAAAAACACTTTTCTTCATACATGCTTTGCtgatgttgtttgtgtgtatggcaGTATAAATACTACATTCAGTAGCAGTACATGTACAAATTGTCATAATAGTTCAACTCTGGAATCTTTAACTTACTGTAACCTCACAACTTGGACAACAAATCATATGCAATGCTAGTACCAAACAACATAAGCAATGATGTTCTACAGAGCTGCTTGTAACAGTAGAACTCTATGGGACAATCATACCTATCCAATGGTTCCAGTTCACTTGGATACTCATACCACAGTAGGATGCAACTGCTTTTCATTTGTTCTGCTTGCTGAAGGCTGCCTACAATGTATGATAATGAAGCCTAATCCTCAGCTTCCTTAG